The following coding sequences are from one Mycoplasma tullyi window:
- a CDS encoding PolC-type DNA polymerase III has product MNKKEIKSFFDNLNNKLAIPNPLLTFLKKSTVRTIKKIGENKKTLDISFILNQPLTVDLYQTYLDYVGNFFNKSKDPYFQFNFILDESLWSSKLLHSTIQEIFKSHKNQGFYAETIELVNEKFYQIVFSNKELQNQFDQQLEWLVDQLENLGFYQINLTTKLDLNLVAMNRTKSEEEPRKPKVKTNTNKVVKEDGYSLEECIEKNKILDSSLITPIKDFDPNQTASLTTLWAKIYNIDYRKSGTNKTLRLGLADKDSAVTIFSWINRSKHLTSEYLDKFKVGNWIKIQLRITSSKDDKKYTEILRIEHADLPEWLKPTPEDFTNRREFFFHTKMSVHDGLNDVDDLKKFCDDNKLKDIAITDSGVVQAFADLASWKEKTDSETKVHYGFEVGLFDDRNFIVKNNKDLKLDELTFVIFDIETTGLNAYYEQIIEIAAVRVKVELNETNKQLEFVQVGKFEKFIKNTKPLSKFTTQLTGIRDSDLKDAQDEKTVLEEFANFIQKDDVLVAHNGIDFDFIWINTKLDKYKLKPLDNPMLDSLRLAYQLYQFKRYTLQNLAIKLGYEYDKSSAHRANYDTELLAKCLMIMLSQVYAKKWRSLLDLNHQEKLLNDLSEKSLKKSANLKKNDEEDLDETSQTNENLFNRIRLRKALVYAKNLKGLKALYKLVSLASTTQFYGSPKLFWSDLEKYKDDILISSHPIRGHIVHAAKYDSDENLRKLIKKHSFVLIPLPSLFKQDIYKKNIEWIHVHDLINRIISICEQENILYTFSSAPHYLKKEQKQFYDCLISAEITGKKLHHFYDRDLETNQNVPDLHIRKNNEVFHDFSFIKDQEILDKLIYRNGEKISNLFNDEGLLPFPKDLHPPKIEGSDDKLTELVWNKAKELFGDEIDPIIKSRIEYELNAIIKNGYGIIYWLAHLLVKKSNDDGYLVGSRGSVGSSVVALLAGISEVNPLQPYYYCKTCKKTKFVDNVDDGHDLVSMPCESSDCDGEMRGEGHNIPFASFMGFKGEKTPDIDLNFSSFYQAKAHDYVRELFGESHTTRCGTISTMQDKTAYKIAKDYLEQTMGEEASERLAGWYASEMIEIKRTTGQHPGGILVFPKDKEIEDFCPVNYPADDKSSKWKTSHFQFEYLHDTLLKLDILSQEDPTILKYLYDTTKVKPEEVPNNDPDVLSLFNLDHCLENVNDNPILKGSTGALGIPEFGTRITRDILKIAKPASVADLIRVSGLSHGTDVWANNAADLIVNKGYKLNEVIACRDDIMTYLSSLGIENQIAFNIMEDVRKGRKLKPEYEKIMQEFNVSQDYIDSCNKIKYMFPKAHATAYVLMAWKIAWFKVHHPQAFYAAIYSFKVKEHDIETCINGGIQAISRRYNDIKSLLSKSKFGKTKSEITLNQKDENLLPTYELYLEMLERKIKLEQVSLEHSEALNFVVKNNKIYPPFNAINGLGDEIAKLIVKKRTEEGFRSQADLKIKCKLNKKIWDYFVKYQVFGDLKEDEKIRLY; this is encoded by the coding sequence ATGAATAAGAAAGAAATAAAAAGTTTTTTTGACAATCTTAATAATAAGTTAGCTATTCCCAACCCTTTATTAACCTTTCTTAAAAAGAGTACTGTTAGAACAATTAAAAAGATTGGTGAGAATAAAAAAACGCTTGATATTAGTTTTATTCTTAATCAACCCTTAACTGTTGATTTATATCAAACCTACTTAGATTATGTAGGTAACTTTTTTAATAAAAGTAAAGATCCTTACTTTCAGTTTAACTTTATTTTAGATGAATCATTATGAAGCAGTAAATTACTCCATAGTACGATCCAAGAGATTTTTAAGAGTCATAAAAACCAGGGTTTTTATGCAGAAACGATTGAATTAGTTAATGAAAAGTTTTATCAAATCGTTTTTAGTAATAAGGAATTACAAAACCAGTTTGATCAACAATTGGAATGATTAGTTGATCAGTTAGAAAACCTAGGTTTTTATCAGATTAATTTAACAACAAAATTAGATTTAAATTTAGTGGCTATGAATCGTACTAAATCTGAAGAAGAGCCAAGAAAACCTAAAGTTAAGACTAATACTAATAAAGTTGTTAAGGAAGATGGTTATAGTCTAGAAGAGTGTATAGAAAAAAACAAAATCCTTGATTCTAGTTTAATTACACCAATCAAAGATTTTGATCCTAATCAAACTGCTTCTTTAACAACTTTATGAGCCAAAATCTATAATATAGATTATCGTAAGAGCGGAACAAATAAAACCCTGAGATTAGGTTTAGCAGATAAAGATAGTGCAGTAACAATCTTTAGTTGGATCAACAGATCTAAACATTTAACAAGTGAATATTTAGACAAGTTTAAAGTTGGTAACTGGATTAAAATCCAGTTACGGATTACATCTAGTAAAGACGATAAGAAATACACTGAAATTTTAAGAATAGAACATGCCGATCTACCTGAATGATTAAAACCAACTCCTGAAGATTTTACAAATCGTCGCGAGTTCTTTTTTCACACTAAAATGAGTGTTCATGATGGACTTAATGATGTTGATGATCTAAAAAAGTTCTGTGATGATAACAAATTAAAAGATATCGCAATAACTGATAGTGGGGTTGTTCAAGCATTTGCTGATTTAGCTTCATGAAAAGAAAAAACTGATAGTGAAACTAAAGTTCACTATGGTTTTGAAGTGGGACTTTTTGATGATCGTAACTTCATAGTTAAAAACAATAAAGATTTAAAACTAGACGAATTAACCTTCGTTATCTTTGATATTGAAACGACTGGATTAAATGCTTATTATGAACAAATTATTGAAATAGCAGCTGTTAGAGTTAAGGTTGAACTTAATGAAACAAATAAACAATTAGAATTTGTTCAAGTTGGTAAATTTGAGAAATTCATTAAGAACACAAAACCATTATCTAAATTTACAACTCAACTAACAGGAATTAGAGACAGTGATCTAAAAGATGCTCAAGATGAAAAAACAGTCTTAGAAGAATTTGCTAACTTTATCCAAAAGGATGATGTACTAGTTGCACATAACGGAATTGATTTTGACTTTATTTGGATTAATACGAAACTAGATAAATATAAGTTAAAACCGCTTGATAACCCAATGTTAGATAGTTTAAGATTGGCTTATCAACTTTATCAATTCAAACGTTATACATTACAAAATCTTGCCATCAAGCTTGGTTATGAATATGATAAGTCATCTGCACACCGAGCTAACTATGATACAGAACTTTTAGCTAAATGTTTGATGATCATGTTATCACAGGTTTATGCTAAAAAATGAAGATCACTATTAGATCTAAATCATCAAGAAAAATTATTGAATGATCTGAGTGAAAAATCATTAAAAAAATCGGCAAATCTTAAGAAAAACGATGAAGAGGACTTAGATGAAACTTCTCAAACAAACGAAAACTTATTTAACCGTATTCGGTTAAGAAAAGCGCTTGTTTATGCTAAAAATCTTAAGGGCTTAAAAGCGCTTTACAAGCTAGTAAGTTTAGCATCAACAACACAGTTTTATGGTTCACCTAAATTGTTTTGATCTGATCTTGAAAAATACAAAGATGATATTTTAATATCCTCTCATCCAATTAGAGGTCATATTGTTCATGCTGCTAAGTATGATTCTGATGAAAATCTAAGAAAACTAATTAAAAAGCACAGTTTTGTTTTAATTCCTTTACCTTCATTATTTAAACAAGATATTTACAAAAAGAATATTGAATGAATTCATGTTCACGATTTAATTAATCGAATCATATCAATTTGTGAACAAGAGAATATTTTATATACTTTTAGTTCAGCTCCACACTACTTAAAAAAAGAACAAAAACAGTTTTATGATTGTTTGATTTCAGCTGAAATCACCGGTAAAAAGTTACATCATTTTTATGATCGTGATTTAGAAACCAATCAAAATGTTCCTGATTTACACATTAGAAAAAATAATGAAGTTTTTCATGACTTTAGTTTTATAAAAGATCAAGAAATTTTAGATAAACTAATCTACCGTAATGGTGAAAAGATTTCTAACTTATTCAACGACGAAGGATTATTACCATTCCCTAAAGACTTACATCCACCCAAGATTGAAGGATCTGATGATAAACTAACTGAATTAGTTTGAAATAAAGCTAAAGAATTGTTTGGAGACGAAATAGATCCAATCATCAAATCAAGAATCGAATACGAACTAAACGCCATTATTAAAAATGGTTACGGAATCATTTATTGATTAGCTCATTTATTAGTTAAAAAATCTAATGATGATGGTTATCTAGTAGGATCACGGGGTTCAGTAGGTTCATCTGTCGTGGCACTACTAGCAGGAATCTCAGAAGTTAATCCATTACAACCATATTATTATTGCAAGACATGTAAAAAAACTAAATTTGTCGACAATGTTGATGATGGTCATGATTTAGTTAGTATGCCATGTGAATCTTCAGATTGTGATGGTGAGATGAGAGGTGAAGGACATAATATCCCGTTCGCTTCATTCATGGGTTTCAAGGGTGAAAAAACCCCTGATATTGATCTAAACTTCTCAAGTTTTTACCAAGCTAAAGCTCACGATTATGTACGTGAACTGTTTGGAGAATCGCACACCACAAGATGTGGAACGATCTCAACGATGCAAGATAAAACCGCATATAAGATTGCTAAAGATTATCTTGAACAAACTATGGGTGAGGAAGCGTCTGAACGTTTAGCAGGTTGATATGCTTCTGAGATGATCGAAATCAAAAGAACTACTGGTCAGCATCCCGGTGGGATTTTAGTTTTCCCTAAAGATAAAGAAATCGAAGATTTCTGTCCAGTTAACTATCCAGCGGATGACAAATCTTCAAAATGAAAGACTTCGCACTTTCAATTTGAATATTTACATGACACTTTACTAAAACTAGATATCTTATCTCAAGAAGATCCAACGATATTAAAGTATCTTTATGACACTACTAAAGTAAAACCTGAAGAGGTTCCCAATAATGATCCAGATGTATTATCATTATTTAACTTAGACCATTGTCTTGAAAATGTTAATGATAATCCAATCTTAAAAGGTTCAACAGGAGCACTAGGAATTCCAGAATTTGGGACTAGAATTACCAGAGATATCTTAAAGATTGCTAAACCTGCATCAGTTGCCGATTTAATCCGAGTGTCAGGATTAAGTCACGGTACTGATGTCTGAGCTAACAATGCAGCTGATCTAATTGTTAATAAAGGTTATAAACTTAATGAAGTAATCGCTTGTCGTGATGATATTATGACTTATCTTAGTTCATTAGGTATTGAGAACCAGATCGCATTTAATATTATGGAAGATGTAAGAAAAGGTAGAAAACTTAAACCTGAGTATGAAAAGATTATGCAAGAATTTAATGTGTCACAAGATTACATTGATTCTTGTAATAAAATCAAATACATGTTCCCAAAAGCTCACGCGACTGCTTATGTTTTGATGGCGTGAAAGATTGCTTGATTTAAGGTTCATCACCCTCAAGCATTTTATGCAGCAATCTATTCTTTTAAAGTAAAAGAGCATGATATCGAAACTTGTATCAATGGTGGGATCCAAGCTATTAGTAGACGTTATAACGATATTAAATCATTACTTAGTAAAAGTAAGTTTGGTAAGACTAAAAGCGAAATTACATTAAATCAAAAAGATGAAAATCTCCTTCCAACATACGAACTTTATCTAGAGATGTTAGAACGCAAGATTAAACTTGAACAAGTAAGTCTAGAACACTCTGAAGCACTAAACTTTGTCGTTAAAAACAACAAGATCTATCCGCCATTTAATGCGATTAATGGTCTTGGTGATGAAATTGCCAAACTAATAGTTAAAAAACGAACAGAAGAAGGCTTTAGATCCCAAGCAGATCTAAAGATAAAATGTAAGTTAAATAAGAAAATCTGAGACTACTTTGTTAAGTACCAAGTCTTTGGCGACTTGAAGGAAGATGAAAAAATTCGCTTATACTAA
- a CDS encoding AAA domain-containing protein — MANDWTWLKNRLINNKTQSNTFWIRSRGSSVMDIGLLLKITSNIFDLSIKGILSYLNSNDTLELDLRKLRELSDEEASQLFDVDTAKELYKNYTEEFSKIYTKLIKQERETGDTSLFIGLPIIEGCNQWGDSYRAPLLYVEVLLSPVNQFQKVVLKINRSEFWINTTILAIEAGKRGILFENKYDSSKLDFEHALEIFRSFDIGFKKPTTNELVKFEDVTKKAFLDKWEEKGGLNHIVNNVVLGNFDIKGDKLLKDFAEILDKEPQVVDEIFNNKKDLLFNHEKFANEYSLSDIYLTSHLDFFQQLAVKHALEGDVVIEGPPGTGKSETILNILINIALRGKTALFVSEKATATEVVYNRLGKFKHLALYVPSLNKEPSKFYRQFSEYENYFSENYYDQVHKTPKATFDKDYLNQYLEQSYIIHKIYNYQINSGDNTYSFLNLILNYKPMDVDHINIDDYTRFDEWVKTYTNQNWMAKHQEYIALYNEIDTKWKASNFATFLKIYQDDPNDIKTLLYAIHLYAKKGIVKNEYRVPFFFRPHEKLVESAKLVTQQINSFLELEQYKSETKKRTILKNLEIDIKKYHRQYFNSWFVQNHAGAYLSKLNSAQGALDNLTENYSSDVDVYIQSCKRNLKAEIIKNFYDLYRRDKVALLDVCRQGRKKSFKNIAWWFKLNREIIKKMFKIHIMSFETASILLENQKDLYDYVIVDEASQVFLERAIPALYRAKKYIIAGDTKQLQPTSFFSSRSEYDDVALDKIAAEELLEVEESVNAVSLIHYLKERSRINVVLRYHYRSNFGDLIAFTNDHVYDNELIFMNKAIKQKESFIVHEITDGKWKDRKNIPEAQAIVSRIQRLTKTPDYQKSIGIVAFNRSQADLIELMLDKLNDPLIKEWRERNNDNGEYIGLFVKSVENVQGDERDIIMFSVAYDKNVVSYGPISSTTNGVNRLNVAITRAKDRIELFKTNKAVEYNGWGSSSAGTRLFVEYLSYCESVANHTDYTTYDRQTTEIEEKLKDKALIFDDVKSTLEKAFGQYFSIKRNVENGSYNFDFVIYHDEVPFLVIDLDIKPFKGMADFNESFVYRNIFLKNRGWKHFIIWSTEWKLNKRKVLLAIKDLLDKRIQANSKHG, encoded by the coding sequence ATGGCTAACGATTGAACTTGATTAAAAAACCGGTTAATTAATAATAAGACCCAATCTAACACCTTTTGAATTCGTTCAAGAGGTAGTTCTGTTATGGATATTGGGTTATTATTAAAAATAACCTCTAATATCTTTGATCTATCAATCAAAGGGATCTTATCTTATTTGAATAGTAATGATACTTTAGAATTAGATTTAAGAAAACTTCGTGAGCTATCAGATGAAGAAGCTAGTCAACTTTTTGATGTTGACACAGCTAAAGAGTTATATAAAAACTATACTGAAGAATTCAGTAAGATCTATACCAAATTAATCAAGCAAGAACGTGAAACAGGTGACACTTCTTTATTTATTGGTTTACCAATAATTGAAGGGTGTAACCAATGGGGTGATAGTTATCGTGCGCCTCTTTTATATGTTGAAGTACTTTTAAGTCCAGTTAATCAGTTTCAAAAAGTTGTTTTAAAGATCAATCGTTCTGAGTTTTGGATTAACACCACGATTTTAGCGATTGAAGCTGGTAAGCGTGGAATCTTATTTGAGAACAAATACGATAGTTCTAAATTAGATTTTGAACACGCACTAGAGATCTTTAGATCGTTTGATATCGGGTTTAAAAAACCAACTACCAACGAATTGGTAAAGTTTGAAGATGTTACCAAAAAAGCCTTTTTGGATAAGTGAGAAGAAAAAGGCGGACTTAATCACATTGTTAACAATGTTGTGTTGGGTAACTTTGACATCAAAGGTGATAAGTTATTAAAAGATTTTGCCGAAATCCTAGATAAAGAACCACAAGTGGTTGATGAGATCTTTAATAATAAAAAAGACTTATTGTTCAACCACGAAAAGTTTGCTAACGAATACTCGTTAAGTGATATTTATCTAACTTCACATTTAGATTTTTTCCAACAACTAGCAGTTAAACACGCTCTAGAAGGTGATGTAGTAATTGAAGGACCACCAGGAACGGGAAAGTCTGAAACAATCCTAAATATCCTTATTAATATTGCACTAAGAGGTAAAACTGCTTTATTTGTTAGTGAAAAAGCAACTGCTACAGAAGTTGTTTACAACCGTCTAGGGAAGTTCAAACACCTAGCACTTTATGTCCCAAGTCTTAACAAAGAACCTAGTAAGTTCTATCGTCAATTCTCAGAGTATGAGAATTATTTTAGTGAAAACTACTACGATCAGGTTCACAAGACTCCCAAAGCAACCTTTGATAAAGATTATCTAAACCAATATTTAGAACAATCTTATATCATTCACAAGATCTATAATTACCAAATCAATTCTGGGGATAATACTTATTCTTTTTTAAACCTAATATTAAACTACAAACCAATGGATGTAGATCATATTAATATTGATGATTACACTAGGTTTGATGAATGAGTAAAAACTTATACTAACCAAAATTGGATGGCAAAACACCAAGAGTATATTGCTTTATATAATGAGATTGATACCAAATGAAAAGCAAGTAATTTTGCTACCTTTTTAAAGATCTATCAAGACGATCCTAATGATATTAAGACCTTATTGTATGCAATCCATTTATATGCGAAAAAAGGGATCGTTAAAAACGAATATCGAGTTCCATTCTTTTTTAGACCTCATGAAAAACTGGTTGAGTCTGCTAAACTGGTTACTCAACAGATTAACAGTTTTTTAGAACTAGAACAATATAAGTCTGAAACTAAGAAACGTACTATTCTTAAGAACCTTGAGATTGATATTAAAAAGTATCATCGCCAATACTTTAATTCATGGTTTGTGCAAAACCATGCGGGAGCTTATCTAAGTAAATTAAATAGCGCTCAAGGAGCACTTGATAATTTAACTGAAAATTACAGTTCTGATGTGGATGTTTACATTCAATCATGTAAACGTAATCTAAAAGCTGAGATCATCAAAAACTTTTATGATCTCTATCGAAGAGATAAAGTTGCTTTATTAGATGTTTGTCGTCAAGGACGTAAGAAGTCATTTAAGAATATAGCTTGATGGTTCAAACTGAATCGTGAGATCATTAAAAAGATGTTTAAGATCCACATCATGTCGTTTGAAACAGCTTCAATCTTATTAGAAAACCAAAAAGATCTTTATGATTATGTAATTGTCGATGAAGCTAGTCAGGTGTTTTTAGAACGAGCGATCCCGGCTTTATATCGGGCTAAAAAGTATATTATTGCTGGTGATACCAAGCAATTACAACCAACCAGCTTCTTCTCATCTCGTTCAGAATATGATGATGTAGCACTTGATAAGATTGCAGCAGAAGAGTTATTAGAAGTAGAAGAATCGGTTAATGCAGTCAGCTTAATTCATTATCTAAAAGAACGTAGTCGAATTAATGTTGTCTTAAGATATCACTATCGTTCTAACTTTGGTGATCTGATTGCATTTACCAATGATCATGTTTATGATAATGAATTGATCTTCATGAACAAAGCAATCAAACAAAAAGAGTCGTTTATTGTTCATGAGATCACTGATGGTAAATGAAAAGATCGGAAGAATATCCCGGAAGCTCAAGCAATTGTTTCAAGAATTCAACGCTTGACAAAAACCCCAGATTATCAAAAGAGTATTGGGATTGTGGCTTTTAACCGTAGCCAAGCAGATCTAATTGAATTAATGCTTGATAAACTTAATGATCCATTAATCAAAGAATGACGTGAACGAAATAATGATAATGGTGAATACATTGGGTTGTTTGTTAAATCAGTTGAAAACGTTCAAGGTGATGAACGTGATATCATCATGTTTTCAGTTGCTTATGATAAGAACGTTGTTAGTTATGGACCAATTAGTAGCACGACCAATGGAGTTAATCGTTTAAACGTAGCCATCACCCGTGCTAAAGATCGGATCGAGTTGTTTAAAACCAACAAAGCGGTTGAATACAACGGTTGGGGTTCATCTTCAGCTGGGACCCGATTATTCGTTGAATACTTAAGTTATTGTGAAAGTGTAGCTAACCACACAGACTACACAACTTATGATCGTCAAACAACTGAGATCGAAGAAAAACTAAAAGACAAAGCCTTAATCTTTGACGATGTTAAATCAACCCTTGAAAAAGCCTTTGGTCAATACTTTAGTATTAAAAGAAACGTTGAAAACGGATCATACAACTTTGACTTCGTCATCTATCATGACGAAGTACCATTCTTAGTAATTGATCTTGATATCAAACCATTCAAGGGAATGGCAGACTTTAATGAAAGTTTTGTATATCGCAACATCTTCTTAAAGAACAGAGGATGAAAACACTTCATCATCTGATCAACCGAATGAAAGCTAAATAAGAGAAAAGTCTTATTAGCGATCAAAGATCTTTTAGATAAAAGAATCCAAGCTAATAGTAAACACGGTTAA
- a CDS encoding 1-deoxy-D-xylulose-5-phosphate reductoisomerase, translating to MKVLVLGATGSIGKQAIDVICQLKYQLVGFSYYQNHDEANNILKQLNPNYVLCHSDPKYNKNIKGSLIELIDKSKPKVIINAINGYHGIEASLLALSKKKDLLLANKESLVIAGSQLEAIRKDTNTKIYPIDSEHSSLYDLLKDKKKNQIKQLIITASGAGQFNKNKEELIKLTYKDLLNHPNWNMGAEISINSATFINKVYEIVEAYHLFKVKDIIPVVERSSTIHAGVVYQDNSIHFHATTNDMRWAIQSALTKFDNKTNIVQALDIYQKSIQFEKIDFEQYPIFKIAYDILKNPYTTRGAVLTCINEYVVKLFQKQKINFLQITELISDFYWNYQHKKIDDIWQINDLIFKIKKAISSKYAYLDK from the coding sequence ATGAAAGTATTAGTGCTTGGAGCAACTGGATCAATTGGTAAACAAGCAATTGATGTGATCTGCCAACTAAAGTACCAACTAGTTGGTTTTTCTTATTATCAAAATCATGATGAAGCTAATAATATTCTTAAACAATTAAATCCTAATTATGTTTTATGTCATAGTGATCCTAAATACAATAAAAACATTAAAGGTAGTTTAATTGAACTAATTGATAAAAGTAAACCTAAAGTTATTATTAATGCCATTAATGGTTATCATGGGATTGAAGCTTCTTTATTAGCTCTTAGTAAAAAGAAAGATTTATTGTTAGCTAATAAAGAATCTTTAGTGATAGCAGGTTCTCAATTAGAAGCAATTAGAAAAGATACTAATACCAAAATCTATCCGATTGATTCTGAACACAGTTCACTTTATGATTTATTAAAAGATAAGAAGAAAAACCAGATTAAACAGTTAATTATCACAGCATCTGGAGCTGGACAGTTTAATAAGAATAAAGAAGAGCTTATAAAACTAACTTATAAAGATCTATTAAATCACCCTAATTGAAATATGGGGGCTGAGATCTCAATAAATTCAGCTACTTTCATAAACAAGGTTTATGAGATCGTGGAAGCTTATCATCTATTTAAAGTTAAGGATATTATCCCGGTTGTTGAAAGAAGTTCAACAATCCATGCTGGTGTTGTTTATCAAGATAATTCAATTCATTTTCACGCTACAACCAACGACATGCGTTGAGCAATTCAGTCAGCATTGACTAAGTTTGATAATAAAACTAATATTGTGCAGGCACTAGATATTTATCAAAAATCAATTCAGTTTGAAAAAATTGATTTTGAACAATATCCAATATTTAAAATTGCTTATGATATATTAAAAAATCCGTACACCACAAGAGGAGCAGTTCTTACTTGTATTAACGAATATGTCGTTAAGTTGTTTCAAAAACAAAAGATCAATTTTTTACAGATAACTGAATTGATCAGTGATTTTTATTGAAACTATCAACATAAAAAAATTGATGATATCTGGCAAATAAACGATTTAATATTTAAAATTAAAAAAGCGATATCAAGCAAATATGCTTATTTAGATAAATAA
- a CDS encoding phosphatidate cytidylyltransferase → MRIGIQLKDKLPTKNDRLISTIVIVGVYLLLFIFNSLSDFFNSWSPLRPILVDNQLVDTVLNASIRTLFSGIVLLIVSTVFFLGLKEMGNLFFKENKWTRRFIVWLNSIYFFFSNLINIVLIQFSVAKPDLIMNINHDDLSNNIIFIIVVGVVLVINIILNPILLKLNQGLNKNNILHLFGLFFVFSLGFYGINYVLINKGWTTFLYLVAIIAMIDSFAYLFGKRFGKTKMIPQISPNKTWAGAIYGIITTVFLMVVVSVLYALPIIIGMVTKSTQPLDVIDPHNLLVNIYYITFYQATNNFIIFWWVFCGFAILILATTAILGDLYFSYVKRKYQIKDYSNVLSGHGGILDRFDGFCFVFIAFILYQIIISSVR, encoded by the coding sequence CAACTAAGAATGATAGATTAATATCAACTATTGTTATAGTTGGTGTTTATCTTTTATTGTTTATTTTTAATTCTTTATCTGATTTTTTTAATAGTTGATCACCGCTAAGACCTATTTTAGTTGATAACCAGTTGGTTGATACAGTTCTTAATGCAAGTATTCGCACTTTGTTTAGTGGGATTGTGTTATTGATCGTTTCAACCGTTTTTTTCTTGGGTTTGAAAGAGATGGGAAACTTGTTCTTTAAAGAGAACAAGTGGACTAGAAGATTTATTGTTTGACTTAATTCGATTTACTTCTTTTTCAGTAATCTAATCAACATTGTTCTAATCCAATTTAGTGTAGCTAAACCTGATCTCATCATGAATATTAATCATGATGATTTATCTAACAACATAATTTTCATAATTGTTGTTGGAGTTGTCTTGGTAATAAACATAATCCTTAACCCAATCCTTTTAAAACTTAACCAAGGTTTAAATAAAAACAACATACTACATTTATTTGGTTTATTCTTTGTCTTTAGTTTAGGATTTTATGGAATTAATTACGTTTTAATTAATAAAGGTTGAACAACGTTCTTATATTTAGTCGCAATCATTGCCATGATCGATTCGTTTGCTTATCTATTTGGCAAACGATTTGGTAAGACCAAAATGATTCCACAGATTAGTCCTAATAAAACTTGAGCTGGGGCAATCTATGGAATTATTACCACAGTCTTTTTAATGGTTGTGGTTAGTGTTCTTTATGCACTTCCAATTATCATTGGAATGGTTACAAAAAGTACACAACCCCTTGATGTAATTGATCCTCATAATTTATTGGTAAATATTTATTACATCACCTTTTATCAAGCTACTAACAACTTCATCATCTTTTGATGGGTATTTTGTGGGTTTGCTATCTTAATCCTAGCAACAACTGCTATCCTGGGAGATCTGTATTTTTCTTATGTAAAAAGAAAATATCAGATTAAAGATTATTCAAACGTTCTAAGTGGGCATGGTGGAATCCTAGATCGCTTCGATGGATTCTGTTTTGTATTTATTGCTTTTATCCTTTATCAGATCATTATTAGTTCAGTAAGATAG
- a CDS encoding site-2 protease family protein, with the protein MNPSYYTNLTLLILILVFSIITTLTVHEFGHYIFARIYKVHVKEFSIGIGPTLFSFYLNKKKMIVSFRAILAGAFVMLESTKLRQIYLDDPNSKNYNFYLMPKPKNTHALEEIGYWKQILIMIGGILANFISFGIFLGVYAAIYSNAVLDLSKFFRDIFINLGKGFVLYEAWKPKDMGGIFPGGGGEMMKFGSRTASVQQLLISLISINGATAIFNFIPIAPLDGSKIVQYTYEKVTKKQINEKLWTWTTIIGVVLVLWVSVGSVINTIIIG; encoded by the coding sequence ATGAATCCTTCTTATTACACCAATCTAACCTTATTAATATTAATCTTAGTGTTCTCAATTATAACGACCTTAACTGTACACGAGTTTGGTCATTATATTTTCGCACGGATTTATAAGGTGCACGTTAAGGAGTTTTCAATCGGGATTGGTCCAACGTTATTTTCTTTTTATCTAAATAAAAAGAAGATGATCGTTAGTTTTAGGGCGATTTTGGCTGGGGCGTTTGTGATGCTAGAAAGCACCAAACTGCGTCAGATATATCTAGATGATCCTAACTCCAAAAACTATAATTTTTATCTGATGCCAAAACCCAAAAATACCCATGCACTAGAAGAGATTGGGTATTGAAAACAGATCTTGATTATGATTGGTGGGATCTTAGCCAACTTCATTAGTTTTGGAATCTTTCTAGGAGTTTATGCAGCCATCTATTCTAATGCAGTATTAGATCTATCAAAATTCTTTAGAGACATCTTTATTAATCTAGGTAAAGGGTTTGTTTTATACGAAGCTTGAAAACCTAAAGATATGGGTGGAATCTTCCCAGGAGGAGGTGGTGAGATGATGAAATTTGGTTCACGTACTGCTTCAGTTCAACAACTATTAATTTCATTAATCTCAATCAATGGTGCTACAGCAATCTTTAACTTTATTCCGATTGCACCATTAGATGGTTCTAAGATTGTTCAATATACTTATGAAAAAGTAACTAAAAAACAGATTAACGAAAAATTGTGAACCTGAACGACGATTATTGGTGTTGTTTTAGTTTTATGGGTTTCAGTAGGTAGTGTCATTAACACGATAATAATTGGTTAG